One part of the Lotus japonicus ecotype B-129 chromosome 2, LjGifu_v1.2 genome encodes these proteins:
- the LOC130741139 gene encoding bifunctional dTDP-4-dehydrorhamnose 3,5-epimerase/dTDP-4-dehydrorhamnose reductase isoform X1, which translates to MGSEANNGDQNQNQLKFLIYGRTGWIGGLLGKLCDQQGIPYAYGDGRLENRPSLEADIAAVSPTHVFNAAGVTGRPNVDWCESHKVETIRTNVVGTLTLADVCRQRGLILINYATGCIFEYDSSHPLGSGVGFKEEDTPNFIGSFYSKTKAMVHIISLVEDLLKNYENVCTLRVRMPISSDLTNPRNFITKITRYEKVVNIPNSMTILDELIPISIEMAKRNLTGIWNFTSPGVVSHNEILEMYRDYVDPNFTYKNFTLEEQAKVIVAPRSNNELDASKLKKEFPQLLSIKDSLIKYVFDPNHKVVA; encoded by the exons ATGGGTTCAGAAGCTAACAATGGtgatcagaatcagaatcagcTCAAGTTTCTGATCTACGGTCGAACCGGTTGGATTGGCGGTTTATTGGGCAAGCTCTGCGATCAGCAAGGCATCCCATACGCCTACGGTGACGGGAGGCTGGAGAACCGGCCGTCGCTGGAGGCGGACATAGCGGCGGTGAGTCCAACCCACGTGTTCAACGCGGCGGGAGTGACGGGTAGACCCAACGTGGACTGGTGCGAGAGTCACAAGGTTGAGACCATTCGAACCAACGTGGTCGGAACTCTCACGTTGGCTGACGTGTGCCGCCAGAGAGGGTTGATCCTCATCAACTACGCCACCGGCTGCATCTTTGAGTATGATTCTTCTCACCCTCTCGGCTCCGGCGTCGGTTTCAAGGAGGAAGACACTCCCAATTTCATTGGTTCCTTCTACTCCAAGACCAAGGCCATGGTTCATATCATTTCATta GTAGAGGATCTATTGAAGAACTACGAGAATGTGTGTACCTTGCGAGTGAGGATGCCAATCTCCTCTGATTTAACCAACCCTCGCAATTTCATCACCAAGATCACTAGGTATGAAAAGGTTGTCAACATCCCCAATTCGATGACCATATTGGATGAGCTTATTCCCATCTCCATCGAGATGGCCAAGAGGAATCTCACTGGTATCTGGAATTTCACTAGCCCTGGTGTGGTCTCTCACAATGAGATTTTGGAAATGTATAGGGACTATGTGGATCCGAATTTTACATATAAGAATTTCACTCTTGAAGAACAAGCTAAGGTAATTGTTGCTCCCAGAAGCAACAATGAGCTTGATGCGTCGAAATTGAAGAAGGAATTCCCTCAGCTCTTGTCCATCAAGGATTCCCTCATCAAGTATGTGTTCGACCCAAATCACAAGGTTGTAGCTTGA
- the LOC130741139 gene encoding bifunctional dTDP-4-dehydrorhamnose 3,5-epimerase/dTDP-4-dehydrorhamnose reductase isoform X2, with translation MGSEANNGDQNQNQLKFLIYGRTGWIGGLLGKLCDQQGIPYAYGDGRLENRPSLEADIAAVSPTHVFNAAGVTGRPNVDWCESHKVETIRTNVVGTLTLADVCRQRGLILINYATGCIFEYDSSHPLGSGVGFKEEDTPNFIGSFYSKTKAMVEDLLKNYENVCTLRVRMPISSDLTNPRNFITKITRYEKVVNIPNSMTILDELIPISIEMAKRNLTGIWNFTSPGVVSHNEILEMYRDYVDPNFTYKNFTLEEQAKVIVAPRSNNELDASKLKKEFPQLLSIKDSLIKYVFDPNHKVVA, from the exons ATGGGTTCAGAAGCTAACAATGGtgatcagaatcagaatcagcTCAAGTTTCTGATCTACGGTCGAACCGGTTGGATTGGCGGTTTATTGGGCAAGCTCTGCGATCAGCAAGGCATCCCATACGCCTACGGTGACGGGAGGCTGGAGAACCGGCCGTCGCTGGAGGCGGACATAGCGGCGGTGAGTCCAACCCACGTGTTCAACGCGGCGGGAGTGACGGGTAGACCCAACGTGGACTGGTGCGAGAGTCACAAGGTTGAGACCATTCGAACCAACGTGGTCGGAACTCTCACGTTGGCTGACGTGTGCCGCCAGAGAGGGTTGATCCTCATCAACTACGCCACCGGCTGCATCTTTGAGTATGATTCTTCTCACCCTCTCGGCTCCGGCGTCGGTTTCAAGGAGGAAGACACTCCCAATTTCATTGGTTCCTTCTACTCCAAGACCAAGGCCATG GTAGAGGATCTATTGAAGAACTACGAGAATGTGTGTACCTTGCGAGTGAGGATGCCAATCTCCTCTGATTTAACCAACCCTCGCAATTTCATCACCAAGATCACTAGGTATGAAAAGGTTGTCAACATCCCCAATTCGATGACCATATTGGATGAGCTTATTCCCATCTCCATCGAGATGGCCAAGAGGAATCTCACTGGTATCTGGAATTTCACTAGCCCTGGTGTGGTCTCTCACAATGAGATTTTGGAAATGTATAGGGACTATGTGGATCCGAATTTTACATATAAGAATTTCACTCTTGAAGAACAAGCTAAGGTAATTGTTGCTCCCAGAAGCAACAATGAGCTTGATGCGTCGAAATTGAAGAAGGAATTCCCTCAGCTCTTGTCCATCAAGGATTCCCTCATCAAGTATGTGTTCGACCCAAATCACAAGGTTGTAGCTTGA
- the LOC130741138 gene encoding hydroxymethylglutaryl-CoA synthase encodes MAKNVGILALDIYFPPTCVQQEALEAHDGASKGKYTIGLGQDCMSFCTDVEDVISMSLTVVNSLLEKYEIDPKQIGRLEVGSETVIDKSKSIKTFLMQIFEKYGNTDIEGVDSTNACYGGTAALFNCVNWVESNSWDGRYGLVVCTDSAVYAEGPARPTGGAAAIAMLIGPDAPMSFESKLRGSHMSHAYDFYKPNLASEYPVVDGKLSQTCYLMALDTCYKHFNHKYEKLHGKQFSISDAEYFVFHSPYNKLVQKSFARLVFSDFLRNPSAVDEVAKEKLGPFATLSDNESYQSRDLEKASQQVAKPLYDEKVQPTTLIPKQVGNMYTASLYAAFASLIHNKHSTLAGKRVILFSYGSGLTSTMFSLQFSEGQHPFSLSNIARVMDVAGKLKSRHEFPPEKFVEILKLMEHRYGAKEFVTSKDISLLSPGTFYLTEVDSMYRRFYEEKTKESSLTPAVNGLTVNGH; translated from the exons ATGGCAAAGAATGTGGGGATTCTCGCTCTTGACATCTACTTCCCTCCCACATGCGTCCAGCAG GAAGCTTTGGAGGCTCATGATGGTGCCAGTAAAGGGAAATATACCATTGGACTTGGACAAGATTGCATGTCGTTCTGTACCGATGTAGAAGATGTCATCTCAATGAG TTTGACAGTGGTTAATTCCCTTCTTGAGAAGTATGAGATTGATCCGAAACAAATTGGTCGGCTGGAAGTAGGCAGCGAGACTGTAATAGACAAAAGCAAATCCATCAAGACATTCCTGATGCAGATCTTTGAG AAATATGGAAACACTGACATTGAGGGTGTTGATTCCACTAATGCATGCTATGGAGGAACTGCTGCTTTATTCAACTGTGTTAATTGGGTGGAAAGCAATTCATGGGATGGACGCTATGGACTTGTTGTCTGCACTGATAGTGCA GTCTATGCTGAAGGACCTGCTCGACCTACTGGAGGAGCTGCTGCAATTGCCATGCTAATAGGTCCTGATGCTCCAATGTCTTTTGAAAGCAAATTGAGGGGAAGTCATATGTCTCATGCTTATGATTTTTACAAACCTAATCTTGCTAGTGAATACCCG GTTGTCGACGGAAAGCTTTCACAAACTTGTTACCTCATGGCTCTTGATACTTGCTATAAGCATTTCAATCACAA ATATGAGAAACTCCATGGAAAACAATTTTCTATTTCTGATGCTGAATACTTTGTATTTCACTCTCCGTATAACAAG CTTGTACAGAAAAGTTTTGCTCGGTTGGTGTTCAGTGACTTCTTGAGGAATCCTAG CGCTGTGGATGAGGTTGCAAAAGAAAAGCTAGGACCATTTGCAACTTTATCTGATAACGAGAGCTACCAAAGCCGGGATCTTGAAAAG gCATCCCAGCAAGTTGCAAAACCTCTATATGATGAGAAGGTACAACCAACTACTTTGATACCAAAACAAGTTGGCAACATGTACACTGCGTCTCTCTATGCAGCCTTTGCATCCCTTATTCATAACAAGCATAGCACATTG GCAGGAAAAAGGGTGATATTATTCTCATATGGAAGTGGCTTAACTTCAACAATGTTTTCTTTGCAATTTAGCGAAGGTCAACATCCATTTAGCTTGTCAAACATTGCCCGAGTGATGGATGTTGCTGGAAAATTGAAATCAAGACATGAG TTTCCTCCAGAGAAGTTTGTCGAAATCCTGAAGCTAATGGAGCATAGGTATGGTGCCAAGGAGTTTGTGACAAGCAAGGATATTAGCCTTTTATCTCCAGGCACATTCTATCTCACCGAAGTTGATTCCATGTACCGGAGATTCTATGAAGAGAAAACTAAAGAAAGCAGTTTGACTCCTGCAGTCAACGGTTTGACGGTCAATGGTCACTGA
- the LOC130741141 gene encoding protein HOTHEAD-like gives MSAVMTVWWLQQLVLLSLAGILFSPELCASQNAGKYSFMQDATSASRISYYDYIVIGGGTAGCPLAATLSQNYSVLLLERGGSPYGNPNITNLAQFGVALTDTSPTSPSQRFVSTDGVINSRARVLGGGSCLNAGFYTRASPHYAREAGWDGKLVNESYQWVERVVAFEPPMRQWQSAVRDGLLEIGVKPYNGFTYDHITGTKVGGTIFDNQGHRHTAADLLQYANPSGITLLFHATVHKILFRHRGGSRQAAHGVIFRDGTGAEHRAYLNQGPKGEIIVSSGALGSPQLLMLSGIGAAHHLQEHNISVVLDQPLVGQGMSDNPMNAIFVPSPIPVEISLIQVVGITAFGSYIEAASGEYFSGPPPRNDYGMFSPKIGQFSKLPPKQRTPEAMAKAIELMGSLEEAAFRGGFILEKIMGPISTGHLELRNRDPNENPSVTFNYFQDPRDLERCVQGLSTIEKIIESKAFSPFKYNTMPVSMLLNITANSPVNLLPKHANSSMSLEQFCKDTVMTIWHYHGGCQVGRVVDTDYKVLGVDALRVIDGSTFNYSPGTNPQATVMMLGRYMGVKILRERLAAEES, from the exons ATGTCTGCTGTAATGACTGTTTGGTGGTTGCAGCAGTTGGTTCTGCTTTCTCTTGCTGGGATTCTCTTCTCTCCTGAACTTTGTGCTTCACAGAATG CTGGGAAATACAGTTTCATGCAGGATGCAACTTCAGCTTCAAGAATCTCCTACTATGACTACATTGTGATTGGCGGCGGCACCGCGGGGTGCCCGTTAGCCGCCACCTTGTCCCAGAATTACAGTGTTTTGCTCCTGGAACGTGGCGGTTCCCCTTATGGGAATCCCAACATCACAAACTTAGCTCAATTCGGCGTTGCCCTCACCGACACGTCACCAACCTCTCCCTCTCAGCGCTTTGTCTCCACAGACGGCGTCATCAACTCTAGAGCTCGTGTCCTCGGCGGTGGAAGCTGTTTAAACGCCGGTTTCTACACTCGTGCTAGCCCGCATTATGCCAG GGAGGCTGGTTGGGATGGAAAGTTAGTGAATGAGTCCTACCAATGGGTGGAGCGAGTGGTGGCGTTTGAGCCTCCAATGCGGCAGTGGCAATCAGCTGTTAGGGATGGATTGTTGGAAATTGGGGTGAAGCCTTACAATGGCTTCACTTATGATCATATTACTGGGACTAAAGTTGGAGGCACCATCTTTGACAACCAAGGTCACAGGCACACTGCTGCTGATCTTTTGCAATATGCTAACCCTAGTGGAATTACTCTGCTATTTCATGCCACTGTGCACAAGATCTTGTTCAGGCATAGAG GTGGATCAAGGCAAGCAGCTCATGGAGTGATATTCAGGGATGGAACTGGAGCAGAACACAGGGCATATCTGAATCAAGGGCCCAAGGGCGAGATAATTGTGTCATCCGGTGCACTTGGCAGCCCACAACTTCTGATGTTGAGTGGAATTGGAGCAGCACATCACCTTCAGGAACACAACATTAGTGTGGTGTTGGACCAGCCATTGGTTGGACAGGGTATGTCTGATAACCCAATGAACGCCATCTTTGTCCCCTCTCCGATCCCGGTAGAGATTTCCCTCATTCAGGTTGTCGGCATCACCGCCTTTGGCAGCTACATTGAAGCCGCCAGTGGTGAATACTTCTCTGGTCCTCCTCCAAGAAATGACTACGGAATGTTTTCCCCTAAG ATTGGTCAATTCTCCAAGTTGCCTCCAAAGCAAAGGACACCAGAAGCGATGGCGAAAGCAATAGAGTTGATGGGGAGCCTTGAAGAGGCAGCATTCAGAGGCGGGTTCATTCTGGAGAAAATCATGGGTCCCATTTCAACAGGTCACTTGGAGCTTCGAAACCGCGATCCAAATGAGAACCCGTCGGTGACCTTCAACTACTTCCAGGATCCCAGAGACTTGGAGAGATGTGTGCAGGGCCTTAGCACCATCGAGAAAATCATTGAATCCAAGGCTTTCTCTCCCTTTAAGTACAACACCATGCCAGTGTCTATGTTGCTTAACATCACTGCGAATTCTCCTGTTAACTTGTTGCCCAAACACGCGAATTCTTCAATGTCTCTGGAGCAGTTCTGCAAAGACACCGTGATGACCATATGGCACTACCACGGTGGCTGCCAAGTTGGTAGAGTTGTTGATACTGATTACAAAGTTCTTGGTGTAGATGCACTGCGTGTTATTGATGGTTCTACCTTTAATTATTCTCCCGGAACTAATCCTCAAGCCACTGTTATGATGCTTGGAAG GTACATGGGAGTCAAAATATTGAGGGAGAGACTTGCTGCTGAAGAAAGCTAG